In Papio anubis isolate 15944 chromosome 20, Panubis1.0, whole genome shotgun sequence, the genomic window TCAAATGGGTGGCAGAGACCGCCGAGTGCATCCTCTGCAGGCCTCATGGCCATCTCCCCAACCCGTCCACTCCCTCCTGCTATGGCCCTGGGTCCCTGCAGGACCGCCCAGAGGTGGCTTCCACAGGTTGGCAAAAGTCATCCGTGAATAACCAGCCTGTGGGTATAGGTGACAACACACGGAGAATTGAGGCCGTGGCTGGGGCACAGGCTTTCCTGTGAAGCTTGCTTTTCCCACCCCATCCGTGAGGCTCCGCGGCAGGACTGACGGTTCTGCCTGATTCTCCAGCAGCCACAGGGTCTCTGCAGCCCCAACGCTGACACTGGGGTCCGTTCTCTGTTTTTTCTGTTACCAGCAGCGCAGTGCGCAGCCCTATGCACTCTTCCTtacagatctttctttttttcttttctttttttttttgtgtgtgtgagagagagtctcattctgttgcccaggctggagtgcagtggcgcaatcttggctctctgcaaactctacctcccgggttcaagcgattctcctgcctcagcctcccgagtagccggcattacaggcgctcaccaccacgcccagctaatttttgtgtttttagtagggacggggtttcactatgttggccaggctggtctccaactgctgacctcagcctcccaaagtgctgggattacaggtgtgagccaccacacctggccaggaatcttttttttttttttttttttttttgagtcagactgtcaccctgttacccaggctggagtgtagtgatgtgatcatatgatcatggctcactgcagccccaaccttccaggctcaagtgatcctcccacctcagactctcaatTACCTGGgcccacaggcacacatcaccacacttggctaactgtattttgtgtaaaaatgcagtcttgccgggcgcggtggctcacgcctgtaatcccagcactctgggaggccgaggcgggcggatcacaaggtcaggagatcgagaccatggtgaaaccccgtctctactaaaaatacaaaaaattagccgggcgcagtggcgggcgcctgtagtcccagctactcgggaggctgaggcaggagaatggcgtgaacccgggaggcggagcttgcagtgagccgggattgtgccactgcactctagcctgggcgacagagcaagactctgtctcacaaaaaaaaaaaaaaaaaaaaaaaaaaatgcagtcttgctttgttgcccaggctggtctcgaactcctggccttaagcggttctaccgccttggccttccaaagtgctggggttacagtcatgagccaccgtccctggcccTTAGGAGTATTTCTTGGGTGCCTTTTAGGAGTGGACTTTTAAGCAACTCCAAGCAGTGCCGCGAATGTGAGCTGCTGCCGCGTTgccattgtcattattattattcagtcCAGTCACCCCGAcatccacttttctttttttttttttttttgagacggagtctcgctctgtcgcccaggctggagtgcagtggccagatctcagctcactgcaagctccgcctcccgggttcacgccattctcctgcctcagcctcccgagtagctgggactacaggcacccgccaccttgcccggctagttttttgtatttttagtagagacggggtttcaccatattaaccaggatggtctcgatctcctgacctcgtgatccgcccgtctcggcctcccaaagtgctgggattacaggcttgagcacttttcatgtttgtttaaaaattaagtttcggctgggcgtggtggctcatgcctgtaatcccagcactttgggaggctgaggcgggcagatcatgaggtcagcagtttgagatcagcctggccaacatggtgaaaccccatctctactaaaaatacaaaaattagccaggtgcggtggcaggtgcctgtaatcccagctactcgggaggctgaggcaggagaatcgcttgaaccctggaggcggaagttgcagtgagctgagactgtgccattgcccagagcgagactctgtctcaaaaaaaaaaaaaaaaaaaaaaaatagctgggcacagtggcacgtgtttgtaatcccagctactcaggcggctgaggcaggaaaatcacttgatcccaggagatggaggttgcagtgagccgagatcacaccactgcactccagcctggcgacagagggagactctgtctcaaaaaaaaagtaagtttttatcttgggctgggtgtggtggcttatgcctgtagtcctagcactttgggaggccaaggcaggaggattgtttgagcccaggtgttggagaccagactgCGCAGcaaaagtaagaccctgtctctagaaaataaaatttggtggtatacacctgtggccccagttacttgggaggctgaggtgggaggatcacttgagcccagaaggtagagactacagtgagctatgactgctctactgcactccagcctgggtaatagtgAAATCTCATCTTAAAGACAATAatacaacattttttattttggaatagtttgaggtCTACAGAAGAGCTGCATGAGTGGTACCGAGAATCCCATCAACCATTCACCGGCTTCCCTTGTGGTAACACCCCGTCAAAGccggaacattttttttttgagatggagtttcactctgtcacacaggctggagtgcagtggtgtgatctcggctcactgcagcctccatctcctgggatcaagtgattttcctgcctcagcttcctgagtagctgggattacaggcgcacaccaccacacggataatttttttttgtaattttagtagagacgaggtttcaccatgttggccaggctggtttcaaactcctgacctcaagtgatccacctgtctgggcctctcaaagtgctaggattacgggcatgagtcaccgtgcctggccaaagccAGGAAATTAACATGGGCACAGCTCTGACAGTGAAACCCCGGGCTCTCTGTTCCAGCTTCCTGTTTACCCCCAAAGTCTTTTCCTTTCCTGGCCCGGCCCCCATCCAGAGTCCCACATGGCATAGTTCTTCAGGCTTTCCTTGTCTTTAATGACTTTGACAGTCTTGAGGAGGCCTGCTCAGGTGTTCTGTAAAACGTCCCCtaatcggctgggcacggtgattggccgggcacggtggctcacacctgtaatcccagcactttgggaggccaacgtggacggatcacctgaagtcaggagttcaagaccagcctggtcaacatggtgaaaccccgtctctagtaaaaatacaaaaattagccgggcggggtggtatatgcctgtaatcgcagctactcgggaagctgaggctggagaattgcttgaacccaggagggagaggttgcagtgagccgagatcgtgcaagtgcactccagcctggaccacaagagcgaaactcttaaaaaaaaaaaaaaaaaagaaaaaatcaaccaaaaaaaagtcccctAATCTGGGTTTGCCTGTCTTCCTGAGGTCACACTGAGGTGACAGGGTTTGGGGAAGGACACCCCACTGGAGGCCCCTTTCTCCTCACATCCTAGCAGGGGTCGCTGACTAAGACCCCCATGACTCCACCCACGATGTTGACCTTGGCCTCCTGGTGCAGGTTGGGGTCCCTGGGTCTCCTGGGGACCCATCGCCATCATCTCCTGTCCCTGCTCTGTTCTGTGGCAGCGAGTCACTCAGTCCAGCCCACactgggcagggggtggggggaggtttTACTTAGAAGATGAGTTTTCATacagaaaaacctaaaaatgAAAGGACAAATGGCCCATAATTGCATTGCTTAGATACCTGTTGACGTTTAGAGGCATATAGTAAATacacatggtaaaaaaaaaaatgtttgagtaCTACAGAAAGTACTATTAAAACTATTACGAAGCAAAGACCCGACTGTCTTAAATCAAGAAGATGTGGCAGTtccagtgcacacacacacacacgtgtcccTACACATTATCCCCTCCTCTGCTGCACcctcattatttattattatttatttgatagggagtctcgctctgtcacccaggctggagtgtagtagtacaatcttggctcactgcaacctccgcctccccagttcaagcaattctcttgcctcagcctcccgagtagctgggattacaggcggcctcccaccatgcccggctgatttttgtgctgttagtagagacagggtttcaccatgttgaccaggctgttcttgaactcctgacctcaggtgatatacccgccttggcctcccaaagtgctgagattacaggcgtgagccaccacacccagatgatCTATCAttacttttagagacaggatctcgctctgttgcccaggctggggtgtatcacagctcactgcagccttgacctctgggccacaagcaatcctcctgcctcggcctcccaaagagctggggccacaggcgtgcaataccatgcctgggtaagttttgaattttttttgtgcAGACAGGGGTCTTACTATATcacgcaggctggtcttgaactcctgggctcaagcaatcctcccatctcggccccctaaagtgttggggttacaggcatgagccactgcacccggccccacaCCCTTGTTTTTGGCCCTCATCTACCTTGGGGTATCCCTGTTGTGGGCGCACCCCAGGTTATGTAACCTCTGCCGTCATCTGTCCTCTGGGAGACTGTGTTCTTTGCCCTCTATGAGACAGGGCCCCAGTTCCTGGCTCTGTGGCCCCTCTGAGAGTCCCTTGTTGTCATGTTCTTCCTGCCCTGCTGGAGACCCGCCCCCAGCAACACCTGGGTGCTGTCTGCCCCCAGCTGAGCTTTGCTCCATAGCCCTCAGGCTTGGGAGCTCCATCTGTGGGGCTGGGAGGAGCTGTCCCTCTGAACCTCTTGGGTGCTATCAGGGAAGGATAGACGTGATCCCCCATTTACAGGTGAGGAACAGGTTTGAAGAAAGAAGGGGCTGAGTTATATGTGAGCCTGGATGCCCCAAACTGTCTGCTGCCTCTTAGCTGTGAGCAGGGGCCAGCTGTTCTCAGTCCTCTCCCAGTCTTgattttttccatctgtaaaatgggaataactttttttttttttttttgagacagcgtcctgctctgtcacccaggctggagtgcagtggtacaatcacagctcactgcagcttcgacctcctgggctcaagcgaccctcccgccttagcttccctagtagctgggaccacaggcgttgggccactgcacccagctaatttttttttttttttttttttttgagacagtttcactcttgtcacccaggctgtagtgcagtggcgtgatcttggctcactgcaacctctgcctcctgggtccaagcaattgtcctgccccagcctcctcagtagctgggattataggcatgcgccaccaggcctagctaatttttttggtatttttagtagagacggggtttctccacattggtctcaaactcccgacctcaggtcatctgcctgcctcggcctcccaaaatgctgggattacaggtgtgagccaccacgcctggtctccagctaatttttttttttgagatggagtttttgctcttgtcacccaggttggagtgcaattgctcaatctcaactcactgcaacctccacctcccatattcaagcgattctcctgcctcagccttctgagtagctggaattacaggcgcccgccacctggcctggctaatttttgtgtgtgtgtgtgtgtttttagtagagacgggatttcacgttggccaggctggtatggaactcctgacctcaggtgatccgcctgccttggcctcctgaagtgctgggattacaggcgtgagcaccaaGCCCGGCCtccatctaattttttaatgtggagAGTcggcgggggtgggggaggtctcatgatgttgccccggctgatctagaactcatagcttcaagtgatcctcctaccctggcctctcaaagtgctggcattccaggcgtgagccaccatgcccagtggagAACTTACAGGGTCATAGAGAGGAGAGTAAGGCAGAGAGGGCAGAGCCCGGTGCCAGGCACTGCTGTCAGGCTGGAGGTAGGGCTTGTCCATGTTCACCGCAGGGGCCATGCGTTGCCCGAGTGTTCCTGGGGCTTAGGGGTGTGAACAGAAGCCTCATGGGTGGGGTGTGGGCTGCGTGCCCCCCACCTGGGGGCTCCTTCCTGTGGAGTGGCCAGCATGACCCCCAGATGAGGGCACTTACTCGAAAGCCTGCTAATGGCTGGAGTGGGCAGGCAATGGAGTCTCGCAGTTAAGGTCCTGCCTGGGACCATGTGGCCCAGGGAGGGCAGCCTGGACCCGCGGCCCACCCCTGGGGACTGCTCACCCCTGCCCATCCCATCAGCCTCCCAGTTGCAACTGTAAGCCCCTGGAGGGCAGGGCTGGTTGGTTCTGTTCCAAGCCCAGGAAACATCAGTGGAAGAGGCATGCTTGGGTGTAGACCCTGAGGCCTCAAGACACACCTGTCCACAAGCCAATACGCGGTCCCAGGACCCTGAGGGCTGCTGGGATGGTGGGGGCCTGGGGGACCTGCCCAGGTGGCCCACCGTCCTGGAGGTTCAAAGACAACAGAGGCCCAGAAGGAGCAGGAACGCCGATCCCCAGAGCCCACCGAATGGTAGGGGTGCAGAGAGGGCTCTGGAACCCAGGCCTAGGAGAGGGGCAAGTGTGTGCAGAGCACCCTGTGCCCTCCCACACTCGCCGAACCTCCTCTCGGCTCCACTCTGTCCAGCCACGTGGAGTGGGCTTACTGGGGCCCAGGGAGGGCTCAGCTGGCTGAACCATGCATGGTTGAGCCCAGACGCGGTGCGGACGACCCAGGGGACAGTGGTCAGCCTCAGGGCGTCAGCTGGGGTTGCAGGTGGCGGGGGGATGGGGCTAGAGAAGCCCTGAATCGGGTCAGGGCCTCTgtccgtgcccagcccagagcagGAGGTCGCCGCAGGCCAAAGCCGCTCCGCCCCCTGGAGGCAGCTCCGGCCACTGCGCGGCTCCCTCCGCCCCGCTGCCCCGCTGCCCCGCCGAAGCTGGGAAGGGGCGGGAGCGCGGTCGCGACCGAGAAGGGCCGCCCAGTTTCTGTGCCCCCGCCGCCTTGGGCCTGCGAACTGGGCCATCCGCGTCCCTGGCGTCCCCGTCGTCCCCGCCAATATTTAACAACTTGGTCTGGACGTCCTTGCGTCCGGGAGGCCCCAATACCTGGCCTCACTTTTCCCGTCCAAACCCCAAGGATCGATGCCTGGGACTGGAAAGAGAAGCCTCGGATCCCGGTGTCCCAGCAGGGCGGGGAACCTCTGATCCGCTCAGGCGCCCCCAGCTTAGCCCTTTCTTTGCATTCGGCCACCTCTTCCTGTCCCCCTATCCCGACCCTCTGGGACCCAACCggctctccccacccccagtggGGCGCGCTCCAGTAGCTCCGGAACTGGGTGCAAAAAGAGGAACGAACGCAGGCTTGCCCCACCCTCCCGGGCCCCGCCGCGGGCGCGGGATACCGGGTGCCTCGGCCGGGAGGCTCCTAGGGGCTCTGTGAGCTGCGACGGGGAACCCCAGAGAAGAGGACGAGCAGATGCCTGGGTGCGGGGTCAAAGCAGGGCCCCAGGCCAGGATAAGAGGGGGGAAGGGTCGCGCACGTGGCCTGGGGGCGGGGCCGGCCGCTTCCGCACCCCCCCCAACCCCGGCCACGTGGGAATCGGAGCCCTCCTCCATCGCGAACGGGGGCGCGCCCGAGGCCAGGGGGGAGGCATCCGCGGAGGGGGCGGGCTCCCGCCGGCCGCGCGCCCCGGCGTGGGGTGGGCGCGCCAGCGAGGAGGCGGGGCGTGCTCTGGGAGGGAGGGGCGTGCCGCGATGGGGCGGGGCGCGCTCTGGGAGGGAGGGGCGTGCTGGAGACGGGGCGGGGTCCTCGGCCTCCCGCCCGGCAGGGGGGGTGGTGCTCCCGGGAGGGAGGGGCACGGGGCGCTGGAGTGGGGCGCCGGGAGGAGCGGGCTCTGGCCTTGCACCCGTGCGGGCAGTGCGCGCTCAGGCCTGAACTGGAGGCGCTCCCGGGAGGAGCCTGAGTGGGCGCGCCGGGGAGGCCAGGTCCTCCGGCCAGGCCCCGCGCCCCGGCGACCGCGCTCGGAGAGTGGTGGAGGCATGGGCAGGGGCAATGGCTGCGGCGCCCGAGGGGCGTCCTCCGGGCAGGGCGGGCTGTGGCCGCCCCATAATCCAGTGCGTCAGGGCGCGTCAGGCGGGGCGGGGCAGGCCGagcgcgggcggcggcggcggcgcgcgcCGGGcctcctcctactcctcctccgcctcccgcACTCGAGCAGCCGCCGCCGGCCGGACGGGCGCCGCTCCCGCCGCCTCCGCTCCGCCCGCCAGCGCCGCCTCCTTGCTGCCCGGCATGTCGGCGGCCGTGGCGTGTGTGGATTACTTCGCCGCCGACGTGCTCGCTGGCCATCTCCTCGGGCGCCGTGGTGCCGCGAGCTGGCCAGCCGAGGCGGGCCCCGCCGCTGGCCTGGATGTGCGCGCGGCGCTGCAGAGCCGCCTGCGCCCGGGACCCGGGGCCGCCCCCGCCACTACTCCCGCCGCCCTGGCCCGGGCCCTGGCGCCGCCGCGGCGCCCACCTGCTGGCCGCCAGCATCCTGGCCGACCTGCGCGGCGGGCCCGGAGCCGCCCCGGGGGGCGCCTcgcccgcctcctcctcctcagccgcCTCGTCCCCGTCCTCGGGCCGCGCCCCCGGCGCCGCGCCCTCCGCCGCCGCCGACCGCTGTCCTTCCCGGACTGCGCCAAAGCCTACAAGTCCTCGCACCTAAAGTCCCCGCACCTGCAGTGCCTCTGGAGTGAGAGCGCAGCTGCGATCCCGGGCCGCGCGGGGGCGAACGCCTGAGCCCCCTCCCCCGCCAGGACCCCCAGGCACGTGGTGGCgcgtgggggcggggaggggcgcgCCCGGGCCGCCGCCGCGCCGGCCGGCAGGGCGGGGCCTCGGTGGGTGGGGCGCGCGCGGGGGGCGTGGCGGCCACGCGGGCAGCAGGCAGATGGCCTCCCAGCTGCAGTGGCTGGGGCTCAGGGACAGCGAGGTCCACTTGGACAGGATGAGACTCCCTGGGCAGGagccacctctctctctctgggccttgttccgttttttgtttttttttttttgcgttatGGTCTGGGCGGTGGGCACTGTGGTTGGGGCATCCGGCTCTGGGGTTCTGcgtcctccccctcccccagcctcagtttccttatctatgaaaATGGAGGAGGAACCGCGTCGCCGCCTCCGGGGTGGCCGCGCGGATTCTCGAGGTCGGCAGAGCATCTGGCGTGGGGCCAGGATGGGGGGAGCCCGGCACGTTTTCTCTGCGTTCTCTGTATTTTAACGAGGAGGAGGGCGCAGCTGGGAGCGCCGGTTGGGGCCTGAGTCTCGGGCGGGGGGACATTATAGGAAGGTCCACACTACATGTATTTACCCGGCGTGTTTGTTCACCCCTATCTGGCAGGCGATTCGGGAAGGTGCGCAGGGTTGGAGCGGGGAGCGCTCCGGCTACACCAACGCCCCTCCTAGCGCTGTCCCTGGGGCGGCGAGGGGAACCGGGAGCCGAGTGGGCCTGGCCGTATTTTTTCACTCCGTCTCCTCCTTGGATTCCACCTTCTGGACTGGGAGTTTGGACTGGGGAACAGGGGACGGTGGGCCTTGATGGCCGGCCTGGTTTTGGGCATTAGAGGTGCTTGTCCCTTactggggagggtggggggctgggggaagcCTGTCGGGCCGCACTTGGGCTTGGCATTCTGGCCTTGCCACCAAACAGAGGACCTGTACCCGATCTgggtctcaattttctcatctctatctAGAGTGCGATGCTGTCTCTTATTTCATAGCCGTAGCGGGGGCCGTTTTGGGCAGCGGGATACTCCAAGGGGGCTTGGTCCGTGGGCTGGGATTGTAGGGACACGTGGAGCGGCCGAAGGGAAGCAGGTTGTCCAGAGtggtgaggctgaggtgagcagggGCCGCGAATGCCTTGTGGAAGAATTGAGGGTTCATCCTTGGGGCGTGGGGAGCCGCGCTGGGACGcctgaggctggagagcaggagGGCGGGTGGGGGCGGTGGTTTGTAGCCCGCAGGCTGCCCCCCTGTCTTTTCTCCACGCTTTCCACCCCTTGCTCAGTCCCTGTCCTGGTCCCAGGGGCCTGGAGGCTCTGCCCACCTTGAGACACAGACGGGAACCAAGGGCGTCAAGACAGGACTTGGGTGGGGTCTGCGTTTTCTGCGAGGCCCCCTCGGCGGAGGGGTCCCAGGGTGTACCTCTTTTTGAGGGCAATAGGGTCCGTGTATCTCCGCGGGGAGGGACACTGGGGGACTGTGAAGATGGCGAGGCAGCGTTGGGAACAGAAAGGGAGGTGCCTCTCTGGGCGGTGGGCAGGGGTCCAGGAATGCCCTGGCTTGCCCGGGGTGAGTTTGCCGATCTGAACAGACaaggggctgaagtgggagccTGTTGAGAAAGCGACTCCCACCTGTCTACCCAGGTCATTCTTCCTATGCCAGATGGCGTGGCCTGAGAGCTTCATTTGGGTTTTCTGAGTTTCTGGGTTAAGTGGATGGGATGGCCACCTCCCACAGTGGCACCCAAGAGGCGCTTCCATAGGCCCCTGGGTAGTGGGGGCGGCGGTCCCTAAGCCAGCAGGGAGGGGAAGGATGGGTTCGGAGTCCTGGGAAGGCAGGATCCTGGGACTGCAGTGATAAACTGAGGCCTGGGGGTGCAGATGTGCTGATGATTCGCCACCGTCTACCCTGTGCGGTGGGGGAGGGCAGGGTGGATCTCCTggcaccctcccccaccccttggGAGCCTGCTGACATCCCATTCCAAAGCCCCCTTTACAGTAACGATTTGGGGACTGAGAAGGCAGTCCCAGGCCCAGGCACCTTGGATTAGGTTTCCAAAGGGGTTTGGATACTTGTGGTTTTCCGGGCTCCTCttccaggcctccccagccgcCAGGGCCACCAAAGGGTCTGTGCAAACAGCTTCTTTTCGTGGAAGGGGCTCTGGTTTTATCAGCCCCcggaggagggagggaatggcTGCCGTTAAGCTGGTTTTGGGGGACAGGAAGTTCATGTGTTTTTTTGGGAGGGAGCCCCATTGCAGGGCTGTCCCTGAATGGAGTGGAGACCAGGAAAGATCGCAGAGGAACCCAAGTCACCGGCGGCTGCAGGGCTGTGCCAGGGGCCAACGGGAACAAGTTCcgcccccacccacccctgcctggGGTGCTTCTCCTCTGGAAAAGGAACACCCATCGTGGCCTGgccccatttttacagatgaaccAACTGAGGCACACTGGAGGAGCCCCGCCGGTGCGAAGCGTGGCGCTCCCATTATCTCGGCCACTTTTGGCCCTGGGAGTGACGAGGCCTGGGGAGCAGTGGATGTTTTTCATGGGGGCAGCAGGGGGCAGGGCTGCACCTCCCATCCGCTGGGTCTGGCCCACAGCCCCTATTCCTAGCCCGGCCGGCTCTGGGCTCTCTCTCCCCTGCGTGGGGCGGGGAAGGACTTTGGAAGCTGTGGGTGATGTTGACGCCGTTGCTATGGTTACGGAGAGTGAGCGAGCCAGCGAGTTGGGGCGGGGGCGGGAGGAGAGGCTGGCTGTCGGCTCCCTGCTCTCCAAACCCCCTGCATCCCCGGAGGGGGCCCCCGCCCTCGGCATGCCAGTGCCCGGCACACTGTCAGCCTGCACCTCCTGAGGGTTTGCCGACACCCTCCCCAAGAGAGGGGCTCAGACCTGGAATGGGTCTTCTCACGCAGGGCTTCTCTCCTCCGCACTTACAGAGACATTTAGGGCCTGATCGTTTTCTGGGGAGGGGCTgtcctgggcactgcagggtgcTGTGCAGTGTCCCCATCCTCCACCCACCCCATGCCAGGAGCACCCCCTCCCCAGTCGTGACAATCACAAATGTCCCCAGACCTTGTCAGTTGCCCCCCAGGGGGCTGCAGGGTCACCCCCGGTTGTATCCCCCCCGTGAAGTCCCATTTATTTGCACCCGAGAGGTCTTGGTGAGCCCCTGCTGCAGGCCAGCGCCGAGCATTCCAGTCCCTGCGCCCCAGGACTTAGGGAACTGTGTTCGTGGGGGCGGGGGGGCAGCGGGGTGGTGGCAACGGGGATGCTAGTGATGACGAAAAGCGCTTCCTGGAGGCGGCAGCCTGAGGCCCACTGGGCTGGGTGGGACGGGGAATGGGAGAGGGAGGACGTGCTGGTTCTGGGGCCTGCTGTGGAGGTAGGGACttgaggtggggagggggcaccTTGACAAGGTGAAGCCCTGCACTTAATCCCGAGGGTGGGGACGCTGGAGGCGGCTTCGAGGCAGGCTGGGCTTTGCAGAGGCAAATCCGTTTATGGAGAAGGGATTAGGATCAGAGAGGGGTTGAGGAGGGCAGGACGAGATGTGGGAGGGAGCGAGGCGTGCTGGTCTGTGTACTGGGTTGGAGGGAGACTCCTCAGGACGAGGTGTGCAGAGGAGTGTCTGAGTGCCTGCTGGGTTTCTGGTCCTTTGCTGAAGAGGGCCCTTAGGAGAACAGgtgggtggggaaactgaggcccagaggg contains:
- the KLF16 gene encoding LOW QUALITY PROTEIN: Krueppel-like factor 16 (The sequence of the model RefSeq protein was modified relative to this genomic sequence to represent the inferred CDS: inserted 3 bases in 2 codons); the protein is MSAAVACVDYFAADVLAGHLLGRRGAASWPAEAGPAAGLDVRAALQSRLRPGXPGPPPPLLPPPWPGPWRRRGAHLLAASILADLRGGPGAAPGGASPASSSSAASSPSSGRAPGAAPSAAADRCPXPDCAKAYKSSHLKSPHLQCLWRERPFACDWQGCDKKFARSDELARHHRTHTGEKRFSCPLCSKRFTRSDHLAKHARRHPGFHPDLLRRPGARSTSPSDSLPCSLAGSPAPSPAPSPAPAGL
- the LOC103879890 gene encoding uncharacterized protein LOC103879890; amino-acid sequence: MPRAGAPSGDAGGLESREPTASLSSRPRPNSLARSLSVTIATASTSPTASKVLPRPTQGRESPEPAGLGIGAVGQTQRMGGAALPPAAPMKNIHCSPGLVTPRAKSGRDNGSATLRTGGAPPVCLSWFICKNGARPRWVFLFQRRSTPGRGGWGRNLFPLAPGTALQPPVTWVPLRSFLVSTPFRDSPAMGLPPKKTHELPVPQNQLNGSHSLPPPGADKTRAPSTKRSCLHRPFGGPGGWGGLEEEPGKPQVSKPLWKPNPRCLGLGLPSQSPNRYCKGGFGMGCQQAPKGWGRVPGDPPCPPPPHRVDGGESSAHLHPQASVYHCSPRILPSQDSEPILPLPAGLGTAAPTTQGPMEAPLGCHCGRWPSHPLNPETQKTQMKLSGHAIWHRKNDLGRQVGVAFSTGSHFSPLSVQIGKLTPGKPGHSWTPAHRPERHLPFCSQRCLAIFTVPQCPSPRRYTDPIALKKRYTLGPLRRGGLAENADPTQVLS